Part of the Bacillota bacterium genome, GCCGGGGTAGATGAGGCGCTCAGGGACCATGTTCCCGTTCGGTTCCCACCTGAACACCCAGGACGGCATGTTGACCGGCTGATGGGTCTTGGGATTCATGGTGAAAAGCCCGTCGCCGGCGAGGATCGGGACGTCTTTTAGGGTCTCGAGCTGGTCGCGGATGGCGTGAGGCTCCGCCTTGCCCGCAAGCTCGATGGCCTTTGCGATGAGGTGGATGTCGTCGTAACCGAACAGGGTATGATAGGTTACGACCTTCTCGCCGTAGCGCTTCTCGTAGTTCTTCTGGAACTCTGCGAACCTCGGGTCACCGAAGTTCACATTGAACAGGAAGTAGACCCCGGCCGCGTTGGCTATCCCGCCGCATGCGTCCACGAAGTTGGGGTCAGAGAGACTGTTGGACCCGAGTATGGTCGCCTTGATCCCGAGTTCCCTGGCCTGACGCACCTGCAGCCCGCCGGGCTGGGCGTACTGAGGCAGGTACAGGATCTCAGGCTCCTTGGCCTTGATCTGAGTGAGGGGTGCCCTGAAGTCCACGGTGCCGCCGGCGTACTCCACGTAGGCGACTACCTCGCCGCCCTGGGCGCGGAAGTAGTCTCTGAACGCCTCGCCCTGCGAGGTGGAGTAGGAGTTGGACTTGTCCACAAGGCACGCGGCCTTCCTGAGGCCGAGGTTCTCGTAGGCGAACCTCGCCATCATCTGCCCTTGCTGGGTCGATGACGGCTGTGCCAGGAAGGTGTAGGTGTTCACTTTCCCGGGCTCAGGCACAGTCACCTTGGGCTCGATGGCCTGCCCGATGATGGGGACCTTCTTCTGCTCCGCCACCGGGGCTATCGCGAGGCTGATGTTGCTGAAGTGGGTGCCACCGATCACTACTGCGCGGTCCTGGTCGACGAGCCGGCGATAGGCCGCGACGCCCTCATCCGGCCTGCCCTTGTGATCGTAGACGATCAGCTTGATCTGCCGGCCGAGGACTCCGCCCTTGGCGTTGATCTCCTCAGCTGCGAGCACTGCGCCATTTCTCTCCTGAGTCCCCCACAGGCTGGTCGGGCCGGTCAGTGCGGTGATGAACCCCACGACTATGGGGTCATCCTTTGCTGACGTCATCAAGGGGACGAGAGTGAGAACCATGGCCGCAACTAGCAGAACCGTAGTAAACCGTCTCATCTTTCGACTCCTTTCCCTATGATCTCTTCAGGATGATCTCTTCAGGTGCGACACTTTCCCAGAAGTGTCCCGCAAGTAGTTCGCCTTGTCCCAATAGTGCCGTGACTCTCATAATCGCCTGGTTCTAGCCGGACACCACCATCTCCTTTGCTGTGTGATGGACGGAAGGTGTTCTCGCGCTGGGAAACCGCGACCCTCCAAACGCAACTCTGGTTTCAGGCTTTCACCATGTCGATGGCCCCGACGGGGCACACCCCGACACAGATAGCGCAGCCGACGCACGCCGCGGGATCGAGTGCCGGCTGGCCGTCCCGCTCGACGATAGCATCACAATGGCCGAGGCCGACGCAGCTCAGGCAGTTGGTGCACTTCTCCTCGTCGATCCTCGCGACGACCTCCTCGACATTCAGGTCTTTGCTGCGCTTGAGGTAGGGAAGGGAGAGCCCTATGATCTCCTCGAAGGATGAATAACCGTGGGACTCGATGAACCGCTCCATGCCTTCAGTGATCTCGCGGATGACCCCGAACCCCCTCCACATAGGTTCGGTGCACGCGGTCACGAGACGCGAACCCCACATCATGAACATTATCGCATCCTGCCAGGTGGCGAGACCGCCTCCGCCTATGATCGGGATCTTGACCGCACGGGCAGCCTGAGCCACGAGCGCGAAGGACTGTGTCAGGACACACGGGCCACCCAGGCTCCCGAAGGACGCGCCGTCGAGGAACGGGTAGAGCGGCCGGCCGCCGTTTTCAATGTCCACTCTGGGAAGGGAAGTCTGGCCGCCCGCGAGGCAGAGGCCGTCAGCTCCAGCCTCTTCGCACGCTACCGCGGTCTCTGCGATGTTGCCGACGTTGGGGGTGAGCTTGGGCACTACCGGTATTCTGACCGCCTCTTTGAGGGCTTTGACGACCTTGTAACAGACCTCGGGGTTCTGGCCTGCCGCCGCGCCGTATGAGGTGGTGACGGCATCACCCATTCGCTTGGCCGAGAAGGTCAGATTGGGGCAAATCAGGTTGAGCTCGAGAGCGTGGGCTCCGGCTTCCTGAAGATCCAGAGCGAGTCTCTGCCAGCCCTCGATATCCTCGCCTATGTGGCCCATGTTGACGAACACGACCAGGTCAGTCTGTTCCCGGGCGGCCTGAACTAGCTCGATGCCCTCTTCTTTATCCAGCCTCCGGTCGTGGCATACTATGCTAACTTCTCCGGGGACCGAGTACATCCGGAGCTTCCCCATCCAGGGTTGTTTCTGCAGCACGAGCTTGAGGGAGACGGCTGCGGCCCCATTGGCCTCGCACTCCTTGAGCTTGCGTAAGGACGAAGTAACGGGACCCGATGCCACGACGAACGGGTTCTTGAGGGTCAGGCCTGCGAAATCGATAGCAGTGCTGGCCACCTACAACAGCTCCTTTACGAGTTCTTGCGGGTCGACGGCGCGCCCCTCACGGGACGACGTGTACAAGGCTTCGATGACTGCCAGGGCTGCGAGGCCGTCCTCGCCGGAAGCGCCGGCCGGAGGCGGAGTCCCGTCCATGACGCACTGGACGAAGGCAGCAATCTCGTCCTCGTACCCGAGTGAGGCTTCCTCGTCCACGGCAGGCCTTGTCCAGCCGGTCGACATGTCTGCTTTCTCCAGCACGTATGAGTAGCCCACCTGGCTGTAGACGGTGATGGGGGAGCCCATGGTCAGTTCGATATGGATGTTTCCGCGAGTCCCGTAGATCTCAATCCGATCGTCCATCCCACCGAGGGTGATGTAGTTGCCCTCGATCAGAGCCCTGACACCGTTCTCCAGCGTCAGAATGCCCGCGCCCCAGTCTTCGCCCTCGAAGTCCCGGTGAACGAGGTTCTTGTCGAGGCCTTCCGTGACCTTTCCCATGACATCCCGGACCTCGGACCCGGCAAGCCAGCGCACGAAGGCCGCCGGATGGATGGCGAGGTGTATCATGGATCCCCCTCCACACGTCGCCACCTTCTTCGCGAACGGGGAGTGGGACCCAAGATGCGTCTCCTTGGCCTTGATGAAGAGGATGTCTCCAATGGCGCCTTCATCGATGATCGCCTTGGCCCGGCGAATCGCCGGAGCGAAAAGCCAGTCCTCCGCGTACATGAGCTTCACCCGCCGTTCCCGGCACGTCTGCACCATTTCGGCGCCGTCCGCGAGGTTGGTGGCAAGGGGCTTCTCGCATACGACGTGCTTGCCGGCTGCTGCGGCCGCCATGACTACCTCATGGTGGAGGAAGTTTGGAACACACACCGAGACCAGGTCTATGTCGGCCTGGTTGAGCATGTCCCGATAGTCCGCGTACCTGCCTGGTATCCCATACTTGTCGCAGAACGGGTCAAGATTGTCGATGGCGGCCGCCGCCACCACCTCGGCGTGCGCGCATCGGGCGTAGGCTTTTGCATGCAGTTCAGCTGCAAACTGCGATCCCACAATTCCCACTTTGACTCTCTGCTTCTTCTGGATCGAATCCAATGTCTCATGCACCCCCGGGTGACCGCCGGTTGTCCCCGGCGAATACTTCTTGGTTCGCCACGTGCTCCGGGCGCCTGCCCTCGAGCACATCGATGAGGTTATGTGCAGCCATGAGCCCCATTGCGCTCAAGGTCTCGTAAGTGTATGACCCCATGTGGGGAGTGGTTATGACGTTCTCGCACGCCAAGATCTCGCTTCCCGCCGGAGGTTCGTGGGAGAATACGTCGAGGGCTGCCCCAGCGATCCTTCGATTCCGGAGGGCGTCGCACAGGGCCCCCTCATCCACTACTCCGCCTCTGGCGGTGTTGATCAAGTAGGCGCTGGGCTTCATCATTGCCAGCTCCTTTGCGCTGATCAGCCCGCGTGTCTTGGGACCCAGCGGGACATGGACTGTCACGAAGTCAGACTCCGAGAGCAGAGTACGAAGGTCCACGTAGCTGCCACCTGTTGCCCGGGCAAGCTCGAGATCGGGAGCGATGTCTGAGAACAACAGGCGCGCCTCGAACCCCGCCAACCGTTTCGCAACCGCGCGCCCGATCGCTCCGGTACCGACTATGCCTATGGTCCTCTGCCAGACCGATCTCCCGTAGATCTTCGCCCACTTGCCCGCTTTGGTGAACTGGTCCGCCTCGACTATCCGGCGAGCGCAGGCCAGGATGAGGGCTATGGTCAAATCTGCAACTGCCTGAGTGTTTGCACCGGGAGTGTAGGTGACCACGATCCCGGCGCGAGTGGCCGCATCAAGGTCCACGCTATCCAGTCCGACCCCGTATCTTGAGATAACGCGAAGTTCAGGACACCTCTCTATGACGTCGGCAGTGAACCGGTCCAAACCCGCGATGGCGCCCACGCACTCCTCGAGCGCGCACACCAGAGCCTCGCCCTCGAGCGGTTTGCCCGACGGGTTGCCCCGAAGATCGTAGCCCTTCGCGAGGAGCAAATTCCGGGCCTCTCGACATGCGGTATCGAACGATGTGGAGGAGATCAACACTCTCGGCATGAACCGATCACTTCCTTGCGACGTATGCACTAGAAACGCTTCCCGGCCACGGCTTCACGGGTCAGCCTGAGGCTGCCCAGGCCGTCGTTCCCGCGCTTGAGCATGACTCCGATGTAGAGGGAGTCCAGCAGGCACAACTGGGCGATGCGCGAACGGAGTGACTCGCTCTTGAACGTCTCGCCGGCGGAAACCCAGAGGGTTATGTCACACATCTTGGCGAGTGGGCACCGGGCGAACCCTGTGATCAGGATGGTGAACACCCCACGCTTGTGCGCCTCTGCAAGCGAATCGTAGATGTCCTTGTTGCTTCCGGAGTAGGACACGGCGACGACAACGTCTTCGGGCGTCAGGAGGGCCGCCGACATCACCTGCATATGTGGGTCCTCGTAGAAAGACGTCGGGATCCCGGTCTTCAGGAACTTGTGATGCGCGTCCTTGGCCACGGCCGCGGATCCTCCAACCCCGTACCATTCGATGCGGCGGGCACGCGCGAGCCGGTCGATGGCGGTGTCCAAGTCTGCGCGGTCGAGGATCTTGAGGGTGTCCTCGAGTCCTCGCGTGGTTGCCTGAAACACTTTGGCGCAGATCGTCCAGCCGTCGTCGGCTCCCGTTGCCGCCTCGTAAAGCTGTTTCGATTCTGGCAGGGTAGACACCGCGAGGGCTATCTTGAGCTCCTGGTAACCCCGGAACCCCAGGCGCCGGCAGAGCCGCGAGACTGTGGCCTCAGAGGCTTCGCTTCTCTCAGCGAGCTCAGTGATGGAGAGGTACACAACCTCCGATGTGTTGGCCACGATGTAGGCAGCTACTCGCCGTTCCGCCGCACGAAGCGATGGAAGCAGGCCCTTGAGTCTAGCAACCCCTGAGCTCAGAGCCCGGTGTTTTTCCTCGATTTCGTCCCGGCTGGTAACCATGTCACAGCCCGCTTGGGTCATCGCTTACTCGCCTCCGATCGCGAGAATGTCTCCTCCGTGCTTGAGGACCGCAACCTCAGCACCGGACCCCACTTGTGCGAATGCCTCCCGGAGAGCATTTTGGGCACTGTTCGCATGTCTGAGGTGCAGCCCTCGGGCCATGTCTTCCGTTATGCCAGGCGACACGATGATGCAGGTCGCCCTGTCCGCGGTCACCCGTCCGACATGAACCAGGTGGGCCGCGACTGTGAGGTCGGTTATGACACCGGATTCCACCAGAACGCGGACTTCCTCATAGCCCCTATATCCGAACTCCAGGACCTGAGGGTGGGTAGGAGAGACACCCTCAGGGCATGGGGTCACCAGTATCACAACTCCGCCCTGGCGGACCGCGAGCTCGGAACTGTAGATGCCTTTGCCGGCCTGCCACATGTCAACGTCCGCGGGGTAGGAGTCGATTAGGACGATGTCCGCGAGCCTGGGCATCCTGACACCATATACATCGAAGGAAACTTCACACCCAGCGCGGTGGGCGGCCACCGGATCGCCGAACACCGCCCCGATGATGCGTTTTCGAGCGTCCTGAATCACGTTGAAGATGGCGGTAAGGCCGGCCCGCCTCGCGACTGCGTCCATCTCGCGGCGCACCGGGTTGTCGGCCACACCCAGGATCTCTGCCCCCGAGAACTGCGCGGATGCCCAGTGGGTCTGGCCCGTGGTGACTTCGCCGCTCACCCCGGGCTGGATTATCTTGGACCCGCCGCTGTATCCGGCGACCCTGTGAGGCACGATCTGCCCCAGTCCGATTACGTAGTCAGCCTCGGACAGCCTGCGGTTGACCCAGACCTCCGTGCCGAGCTGTGTATCCTCCAACTGCACCAGGGCTGATAGGTCGTGCGCGTCGTGGTTGATGATCCGATAACGCCCGAAGATGTCCGGGCCCACCTTGGCCAGGATCTCGTCTTCAGTCATTGGCCGGTGCGTGCCGAGTGCGACGAGGATCTCGATGGATTCATCTCTGACCCCCGCCCGGTGGAACTCCCTGAGCAGAGTGGGGAGCACCGCATCGGCCCTTGTAACTCTGGTGTTGTCGTCTATCAGGATGAGGACCCGGTCCCCCGGGCGAACCGCATCGGGAATCGGGGAGGCAGGCCCGATAGGATGGGCGAGCGCGCGCTCGATGACAGCCGCCTCGGGCTCTCGCTCCTCCACCTCGCGGGGGGAGAACACCCCAAGCAATCTGTCGTCGGGGACTTCCACAGGTTCCGCCCATGGGTACGGGAACTCGATCTTCACGATACAATGACCCTCCAGTCGCGTCTAAAAGAGGTCCGAAACCCTCTCGTAGACCTTCTCAAACTTGGAGAAACCTTCAGAATAGATCCGGTGACGCGTCATATCTGGCTCGACCGAACGGGTAATCGTTACCGCGTTTCGGACCTCTTCAACGCCTGTGATCGCGCCCAGGGCCGCCATGCCCACGACCGCCGCCCCGAGCGCCGAGCCCTCACGCTCCGCGGGAACCGAAACAGGCCGCCCGAGAGTGTCAGCCGCCATCTGAACCCACTCCGGGGAGTTGACGAACCCGCCTGTGGCACGGACCTCCTCCGGCTCGCCTACGACTTCCGAAAGCGCGCGGTAGACGGAATACATGCGGTATATGACGCCTTCCATCGCGGCCCGAATGAAGTGCGCGCGAGTGTGGGCGAGCTCAAGCCCGAACATGACCCCACGCGCGTCGCCCCGCCAATGCGGACAACGCTCCCCCGTGATCAGGGGAAGGAAGATCAACCCTTCGGACCCGGGGGGCACGGAGGCGGCCTCCCGCCCTGGATCAGGCGACTCTCCAATTACCCTCTGGACCCAATCGAGCGCGATGCCGCCGTTGTTGATGGATCCTCCAGGGACGTAAGCGCCCTTGCGAAAGACGTAGCACCATGTCCGCATGGAGGGCAAGTCGAGGACAGGAGCTTGGGAGAATACCCTGAGCGCGCCCGAGGTCCCTATCATAAAAGACATCTGTCCGGGCTCAACCGCGCCTGCCCCGATGTTGGAGAGCATCCCGTCCGCCGCCCCGATGATTACGGGAGTGTCGGAGAAAAGACCCGTCGCTGACGCCGCCTCGGGAAGCAGAGGGGAGACTTGCTCGAATACGTCCGTGACCTGGGGAAGCATATCACGGTCGATGCCCGCATAACCCAACAAATCGTCATCCCAATCCATGGTGTATATGTTGAACAGGCACGTGCCCGACGCGACAGACACGTCCGCCAGAACCTGCCCGGTCATGCGGAAGAGGACGTAATCCTTGATGGAGAAGAACCGCGAGGTCCGCGCGAAGAGCTCTGGCGCCTCCCTGCGGAACCACATCACCTTAGCCAGGGGATACATGGGATGAACCCGACACCCGGTCCTCCTGTAGATCTCGTGGGCTCCGAATTCCTCTTCGGCTATGCGGACACAAGCTGTGCTCCGGGTATCCGCCCAGATCAGCATGGAGCTGAGAGGGCGGCCGAGCTGATCCACTGCGAAGAGAGAATGGAGAACTGAACTTATGGCTATGCCCCGGATCTCATTGGGTGTGGATCCGGAATGGAGCACAGCCCCTGCGATGGATCGGATACATGCCTCGTAGATCTCGTCGGGGTCCTGTTCAGCCCATCCCGGCTGGGGAGAGTGAACAGGGTACTTCTCTGAGGCTGACCCGAAGAGGTTGAACTCTTGATCGAACACCATCGCCCGGGTGCTCGTGGTTCCTATGTCGAGGCTCACAATGAGGGGACCTCGTGGCTTTGCCATCTACGGCGCACCTACTCTATGCCGATCTTCACCTGGGACGGGTCAGTATCATACCTGTCGAACGCGGCTTGGATCTGCTCCACGGGGTATACGGCGGTAATGAGAGGATCCAGGCTGAGCTGCCCTGACTCATACAGGGAGAACCCCCGGGCCGCCCACGGCTTCTTCTCGGGGTACCCGCCGATCTTGGTCACCACTGGTTCGAGGGCCTTCACATGCCACACATTCCAGTCTATCTCGCCTCGGCCGGTGATCCATCCGTAGAGGACCAACCGGCCCGACTTGCGCAGGACTGCGGTAGCTTGGTCTATGATGCGGGTCATTCCGACAGAATCGACTGCGATATCCACCCCGGCGCCGTTCGTGGCGTCCATTATGGCTTTTACAGGGTCTTTTTTGAGCCCGTTCACGGCCATGTCCGCACCGAGCTTCTTTGCGAGAGCCAGCTTCGTGTCATCGACGTCCACGATGAACACTTTCTTTGCCCCGCTGGCCCGAGCTATCTGGGCGATGACTTGGCCCGCGAATCCCACACCGAACACTGCCACGGTGTCGCCGAGTCTGGTCCCTGTGTGATAGCCCGCGTGCACCGCGCACGCAAGCGGCTCGGCAAGCGCGCCTATGTGGGTTGGGATCCCGTCCGGGATGCGTTGCAGGCACTCGACCGGCGCCGACGAGTAGTCTGCAAACAGCGGAGTTGCGCCTGACGGAGTGATCAGGACATCCGCATAGACTATAACCCGGTCGCCGGGTTTGTAGCCTTTGACTCCGGGGCCGACGTCGACGATGGTTCCGCCGCCCTCGTGCCCGAGCTTCTTGGGGAGAGTGACGTAAGAGGGGTACCTGCCACGGAAGTAGTGCAGCTCACTTCCGCAAAGATAGGACCTCTCCACCTTAACGAGAACAAAACCTTCAGGCAGACCGACTTCCGTCGTCTCTACCGCCATCTTGCGAGGCTCTACCAAAACGGCCTGGCGTGTCTTCACGCGGATCGCCTCCCAACCGTGCTCTTGGGACTTCACTTCGACAGAGACGAAAACTATCCTTCTTCTTGAGAGGGGGAAATGAAAAGTATTTTCGGGGGCATG contains:
- a CDS encoding ABC transporter substrate-binding protein, which gives rise to MRRFTTVLLVAAMVLTLVPLMTSAKDDPIVVGFITALTGPTSLWGTQERNGAVLAAEEINAKGGVLGRQIKLIVYDHKGRPDEGVAAYRRLVDQDRAVVIGGTHFSNISLAIAPVAEQKKVPIIGQAIEPKVTVPEPGKVNTYTFLAQPSSTQQGQMMARFAYENLGLRKAACLVDKSNSYSTSQGEAFRDYFRAQGGEVVAYVEYAGGTVDFRAPLTQIKAKEPEILYLPQYAQPGGLQVRQARELGIKATILGSNSLSDPNFVDACGGIANAAGVYFLFNVNFGDPRFAEFQKNYEKRYGEKVVTYHTLFGYDDIHLIAKAIELAGKAEPHAIRDQLETLKDVPILAGDGLFTMNPKTHQPVNMPSWVFRWEPNGNMVPERLIYPGE
- a CDS encoding 4Fe-4S binding protein, which gives rise to MASTAIDFAGLTLKNPFVVASGPVTSSLRKLKECEANGAAAVSLKLVLQKQPWMGKLRMYSVPGEVSIVCHDRRLDKEEGIELVQAAREQTDLVVFVNMGHIGEDIEGWQRLALDLQEAGAHALELNLICPNLTFSAKRMGDAVTTSYGAAAGQNPEVCYKVVKALKEAVRIPVVPKLTPNVGNIAETAVACEEAGADGLCLAGGQTSLPRVDIENGGRPLYPFLDGASFGSLGGPCVLTQSFALVAQAARAVKIPIIGGGGLATWQDAIMFMMWGSRLVTACTEPMWRGFGVIREITEGMERFIESHGYSSFEEIIGLSLPYLKRSKDLNVEEVVARIDEEKCTNCLSCVGLGHCDAIVERDGQPALDPAACVGCAICVGVCPVGAIDMVKA
- a CDS encoding Gfo/Idh/MocA family oxidoreductase, encoding MHETLDSIQKKQRVKVGIVGSQFAAELHAKAYARCAHAEVVAAAAIDNLDPFCDKYGIPGRYADYRDMLNQADIDLVSVCVPNFLHHEVVMAAAAAGKHVVCEKPLATNLADGAEMVQTCRERRVKLMYAEDWLFAPAIRRAKAIIDEGAIGDILFIKAKETHLGSHSPFAKKVATCGGGSMIHLAIHPAAFVRWLAGSEVRDVMGKVTEGLDKNLVHRDFEGEDWGAGILTLENGVRALIEGNYITLGGMDDRIEIYGTRGNIHIELTMGSPITVYSQVGYSYVLEKADMSTGWTRPAVDEEASLGYEDEIAAFVQCVMDGTPPPAGASGEDGLAALAVIEALYTSSREGRAVDPQELVKELL
- a CDS encoding phosphoglycerate dehydrogenase yields the protein MPRVLISSTSFDTACREARNLLLAKGYDLRGNPSGKPLEGEALVCALEECVGAIAGLDRFTADVIERCPELRVISRYGVGLDSVDLDAATRAGIVVTYTPGANTQAVADLTIALILACARRIVEADQFTKAGKWAKIYGRSVWQRTIGIVGTGAIGRAVAKRLAGFEARLLFSDIAPDLELARATGGSYVDLRTLLSESDFVTVHVPLGPKTRGLISAKELAMMKPSAYLINTARGGVVDEGALCDALRNRRIAGAALDVFSHEPPAGSEILACENVITTPHMGSYTYETLSAMGLMAAHNLIDVLEGRRPEHVANQEVFAGDNRRSPGGA
- a CDS encoding MurR/RpiR family transcriptional regulator, whose translation is MTQAGCDMVTSRDEIEEKHRALSSGVARLKGLLPSLRAAERRVAAYIVANTSEVVYLSITELAERSEASEATVSRLCRRLGFRGYQELKIALAVSTLPESKQLYEAATGADDGWTICAKVFQATTRGLEDTLKILDRADLDTAIDRLARARRIEWYGVGGSAAVAKDAHHKFLKTGIPTSFYEDPHMQVMSAALLTPEDVVVAVSYSGSNKDIYDSLAEAHKRGVFTILITGFARCPLAKMCDITLWVSAGETFKSESLRSRIAQLCLLDSLYIGVMLKRGNDGLGSLRLTREAVAGKRF
- the larA gene encoding nickel-dependent lactate racemase, with the translated sequence MKIEFPYPWAEPVEVPDDRLLGVFSPREVEEREPEAAVIERALAHPIGPASPIPDAVRPGDRVLILIDDNTRVTRADAVLPTLLREFHRAGVRDESIEILVALGTHRPMTEDEILAKVGPDIFGRYRIINHDAHDLSALVQLEDTQLGTEVWVNRRLSEADYVIGLGQIVPHRVAGYSGGSKIIQPGVSGEVTTGQTHWASAQFSGAEILGVADNPVRREMDAVARRAGLTAIFNVIQDARKRIIGAVFGDPVAAHRAGCEVSFDVYGVRMPRLADIVLIDSYPADVDMWQAGKGIYSSELAVRQGGVVILVTPCPEGVSPTHPQVLEFGYRGYEEVRVLVESGVITDLTVAAHLVHVGRVTADRATCIIVSPGITEDMARGLHLRHANSAQNALREAFAQVGSGAEVAVLKHGGDILAIGGE
- a CDS encoding gluconokinase; translated protein: MSLDIGTTSTRAMVFDQEFNLFGSASEKYPVHSPQPGWAEQDPDEIYEACIRSIAGAVLHSGSTPNEIRGIAISSVLHSLFAVDQLGRPLSSMLIWADTRSTACVRIAEEEFGAHEIYRRTGCRVHPMYPLAKVMWFRREAPELFARTSRFFSIKDYVLFRMTGQVLADVSVASGTCLFNIYTMDWDDDLLGYAGIDRDMLPQVTDVFEQVSPLLPEAASATGLFSDTPVIIGAADGMLSNIGAGAVEPGQMSFMIGTSGALRVFSQAPVLDLPSMRTWCYVFRKGAYVPGGSINNGGIALDWVQRVIGESPDPGREAASVPPGSEGLIFLPLITGERCPHWRGDARGVMFGLELAHTRAHFIRAAMEGVIYRMYSVYRALSEVVGEPEEVRATGGFVNSPEWVQMAADTLGRPVSVPAEREGSALGAAVVGMAALGAITGVEEVRNAVTITRSVEPDMTRHRIYSEGFSKFEKVYERVSDLF
- a CDS encoding zinc-binding dehydrogenase; translated protein: MKTRQAVLVEPRKMAVETTEVGLPEGFVLVKVERSYLCGSELHYFRGRYPSYVTLPKKLGHEGGGTIVDVGPGVKGYKPGDRVIVYADVLITPSGATPLFADYSSAPVECLQRIPDGIPTHIGALAEPLACAVHAGYHTGTRLGDTVAVFGVGFAGQVIAQIARASGAKKVFIVDVDDTKLALAKKLGADMAVNGLKKDPVKAIMDATNGAGVDIAVDSVGMTRIIDQATAVLRKSGRLVLYGWITGRGEIDWNVWHVKALEPVVTKIGGYPEKKPWAARGFSLYESGQLSLDPLITAVYPVEQIQAAFDRYDTDPSQVKIGIE